One Miscanthus floridulus cultivar M001 chromosome 11, ASM1932011v1, whole genome shotgun sequence DNA window includes the following coding sequences:
- the LOC136493867 gene encoding peptidyl-prolyl cis-trans isomerase FKBP43-like: MAFWAVEVKPGEPYVHESSRRGHLRITQATLGNLESVGWSTIECSVGSMMPVRLCALKSTSGMYRLDLEYDEEQNVVFSVIGDSSVHLAGYYK; this comes from the exons ATGGCCTTCTGGG CTGTGGAGGTGAAGCCTGGCGAGCCGTACGTCCATGAGTCCTCCCGCCGAGGCCACCTCCGCATCACCCAG GCTACACTAGGTAATCTTGAGAGTGTTGGTTGGAGCACCATAGAATGCAGTGTTGGTAGTATGATGCCTGTGAGGCTCTGCGCATTGAAGTCTACATCGGGCATGTACAGATTAGACCTGGAATATGACGAGGAGCAAAATGTTGTTTTCTCTGTGATTGGGGATAGTTCAGTTCACCTGGCAGGATACTACAAGTAA